The candidate division WOR-3 bacterium genome includes a window with the following:
- a CDS encoding protein BatD, with amino-acid sequence MRYWVVAVGLILIAAYAGELEFTAEVDRTTVGLGEPLQLTVQVRGTNISRVPRPQLPALDGFDNIGSSQSQSTSISIVQGRVTQEQTISFIYTLIPKKTGELVIGPCRLEYNGVEYKTEPITVKVTKTGTGTKRTQPQRSPFDIFEEPAPAGGEAFLEAGVDRKTVYQGEQVTATWTFYTSGQVASLSIKEPPSLTGFWAQEVYQPQKLNYERRSYRGKPMYGAVVRKTALFPTQSGELKIGAMSLAGEMVAPGFIFSTTQPFEAVSEPITIQVKPLPEAGKPASFTGGVGLFQVSARVVPETARGGEPVTVSVVITGTGNLGLIGAPALPQLTGLKVLNPETKDEFNYTGGMLNGTRRFDFPVLPLADGRFRIPEIEIGFFDPKTGSYYTRKTPALEFVATGVPTGGGEVAAGAVGMRVLGTDIRHIKTEFRIGGNSWTAFASWSGVFYILGLVAVALGAVLGMRRRRMLLDPGYARRSGARSVAHRRLKQAERLLAANRIAEFYGLVYQTLLSYVGDRFNMEVGGLTATELQEGLMRQGVDTAVVKEFLDTVQVCSLARFSPGMGECNPREVLQKARAILKQI; translated from the coding sequence ATGCGGTACTGGGTTGTTGCGGTTGGGTTGATTTTAATCGCGGCGTACGCCGGGGAGTTAGAGTTTACCGCGGAGGTGGACCGAACTACGGTTGGTCTGGGCGAACCGCTGCAGTTGACCGTTCAGGTAAGGGGGACAAACATCAGCCGGGTGCCACGACCGCAGTTGCCAGCGCTGGATGGATTTGACAACATCGGCAGCAGTCAGTCACAGTCAACAAGCATTTCCATTGTTCAGGGCAGGGTGACCCAGGAGCAGACAATCAGTTTCATTTACACCCTGATTCCGAAGAAGACCGGCGAACTGGTAATTGGACCCTGCCGGCTGGAGTACAACGGAGTGGAGTACAAGACCGAGCCGATAACGGTTAAGGTGACAAAAACCGGCACCGGCACAAAGCGGACACAGCCCCAGCGCAGCCCTTTTGACATCTTTGAGGAGCCGGCACCTGCTGGGGGTGAAGCCTTTCTTGAGGCAGGTGTGGACCGGAAAACTGTTTATCAGGGGGAGCAGGTAACCGCAACCTGGACATTTTACACATCGGGTCAGGTGGCAAGTTTGAGCATCAAGGAACCACCGAGCCTGACCGGTTTCTGGGCTCAGGAGGTGTATCAACCGCAAAAACTGAATTATGAGAGGAGAAGTTATCGGGGCAAGCCGATGTACGGGGCGGTGGTACGAAAGACCGCACTCTTCCCAACGCAGTCGGGTGAGTTGAAGATTGGCGCGATGAGCCTTGCCGGTGAGATGGTGGCACCAGGATTTATCTTCTCAACCACACAGCCTTTTGAGGCGGTTTCTGAACCAATCACAATTCAGGTAAAGCCGCTGCCAGAGGCGGGAAAACCGGCAAGTTTTACCGGCGGGGTGGGTTTGTTTCAGGTGAGTGCCCGGGTAGTACCGGAAACGGCGCGCGGTGGCGAACCGGTAACTGTTTCGGTTGTGATTACCGGTACCGGCAACCTTGGTTTGATTGGCGCTCCGGCACTACCGCAACTGACCGGTTTGAAAGTATTGAATCCGGAGACAAAGGACGAGTTCAACTACACCGGGGGCATGCTCAACGGCACAAGGAGGTTTGATTTTCCGGTTTTGCCGCTTGCCGATGGCAGGTTCCGGATTCCGGAGATTGAGATTGGGTTTTTTGACCCGAAAACGGGCAGTTACTACACAAGAAAGACACCGGCTCTGGAGTTTGTTGCTACCGGTGTACCAACAGGTGGTGGTGAGGTTGCTGCGGGAGCGGTGGGAATGAGGGTTTTAGGCACAGATATCAGGCACATTAAGACTGAGTTCCGGATAGGCGGCAATTCGTGGACGGCTTTTGCATCCTGGTCCGGGGTGTTTTACATTCTTGGTCTGGTCGCGGTTGCGCTGGGAGCCGTTCTGGGAATGCGGCGGCGCAGGATGCTGCTTGACCCGGGTTATGCCCGGCGCAGTGGTGCCCGGAGTGTGGCACATCGGCGGCTGAAACAGGCGGAGAGGTTGCTGGCGGCAAATCGCATTGCCGAATTTTACGGGCTGGTCTATCAGACGCTTCTTTCCTATGTGGGCGACCGGTTCAATATGGAGGTGGGCGGTTTGACCGCAACGGAGTTACAAGAAGGGTTGATGCGTCAGGGTGTTGACACAGCGGTTGTAAAGGAGTTCCTTGACACGGTCCAGGTGTGCTCGCTTGCCCGTTTTTCACCCGGGATGGGTGAGTGCAACCCGAGAGAGGTTTTGCAAAAGGCGCGGGCGATTTTGAAGCAGATATGA